Proteins found in one Physeter macrocephalus isolate SW-GA chromosome 17, ASM283717v5, whole genome shotgun sequence genomic segment:
- the SIGLEC11 gene encoding LOW QUALITY PROTEIN: sialic acid-binding Ig-like lectin 11 (The sequence of the model RefSeq protein was modified relative to this genomic sequence to represent the inferred CDS: inserted 1 base in 1 codon) gives MDRLLLLLLPSLLREGSLQQDPWYQLQVQESVTVQEGLCVLVSCTVSYPSLGRTDSTPIYGEWFRKGDRAPQMDLPMATNNPGRGVKKKRKIPFHLLGDPGANNCSLGITDAKKEDSGNYYFQLMRGDVKHSYKNNLLIVNVTGVPSGVWLLPLSSPALTRTPDIYIKEPLESGSSSHVTCSVPGACDRATPPTISWTGAALRPPGLDSKGAYNSSEILLTPVPQDHGTNLTCRVTFRRAGVSTERAVMLNVSYAPQNLTISISRGNGTELKYLGNGSSLPVLEGESLRLACVTDSNPPATLSWSRGSRTLNPSHPSNPGXLQVPRVESGHEGEFTCRAQHPQGSLWTSVRLSVQNPPQLLGPSCSPEDEGLHCICSSRAQPAPSLRWRLGEGLLEGNFSNASFKVTSSSAGPWANSSLSLSEGLSPGLRLSCEAQNSHGAQSATVQLLPGKPKLGGEFVLGAVGGAGIAGLLSLCSCLIFFTVKTFRKARGEKDEPSMLGPSSQGYQHECPPGSPLDLPPPVVAAPTSGEEQELHYTSLSFYTLRPREPQDQEAASTTEYAEIKIRK, from the exons ATGGACAGGTTGCTGCT GTTGCTGCTGCCGTCCCTGCTACGGGAGG GGTCCCTGCAGCAGGATCCGTGGTACCAGCTGCAAGTGCAGGAGTCGGtgacagtgcaggagggtttgtGTGTCCTTGTGTCCTGCACTGTCTCTTATCCCTCGCTTGGCCGGACCGACTCTACACCCATTTATGGTGAATGGTTCCGGAAAGGGGATAGAGCACCCCAGATGGATCTTCCTATGGCCACAAACAACCCAGGCAGGGgagtaaaaaagaagagaaaaatcccaTTCCACCTCCTCGGGGACCCTGGGGCGAACAACTGCTCCCTGGGCATCACAGACGCCAAGAAGGAGGACAGTGGAAACTATTATTTTCAGCTGATGAGAGGTGATGTGAaacatagttacaaaaataacCTGCTCATTGTGAACGTGACAG GGGTCCCTTCTGGGGTCtggcttctccctctctcctctccagcgCTGACACGGACCCCCGATATCTACATCAAGGAGCCCCTGGAGTCCGGCTCTAGCAGCCACGTGACGTGCTCCGTGCCAGGGGCCTGTGACCGGGCCACGCCGCCCACTATCTCCTGGACCGGGGCTGCCCTCCGCCCCCCGGGACTGGACTCGAAGGGAGCCTATAACTCCTCGGAGATCCTGCTCACCCCTGTCCCGCAGGACCACGGCACCAACCTCACCTGCCGGGTGACCTTCCGCAGGGCTGGCGTGAGCACGGAGAGGGCCGTCATGCTCAACGTGTCCT ACGCCCCCCAGAACCTGACCATCAGCATCTCCCGAGGAAATGGCACAG agctGAAATACCTGGGGAATGGCTCATCTCTTCCCGTCCTGGAAGGAGAATCTCTGCGCCTGGCCTGTGTCACCGACAGCAACCCCCCAGCCACACTGAGCTGGTCCCGGGGGAGCCGGACCCTGAACCCCTCACATCCCTCGAACCCGG TCCTGCAAGTGCCCCGGGTGGAGTCGGGCCATGAAGGCGAATTCACCTGCCGAGCTCAGCATCCTCAGGGCTCCCTGTGGACCTCCGTGCGTCTCTCTGTACAGA ACCCCCCGCAGCTGCTGGGACCCTCCTGCTCCCCGGAGGATGAGGGTCTGCACTGCATCTGTTCCTCCCGAGCCCAGCCGGCCCCCTCCCTGCGctggcggctgggggaggggctgctggaggGGAATTTCAGCAACGCCTCCTTCAAGGTCACCTCCAGCTCGGCTGGGCCCTGGGCCAAcagctccctgagcctcagcgAGGGGCTCAGCCCTGGCCTCAGACTCAGCTGCGAGGCCCAGAACAGCCACGGGGCCCAGAGCGCCACTGTCCAGCTGCTGCCAG ggaagcccaagcttggAGGAGAATTCGTTCTGGGGGCCGTCGGAGGAGCTGGCATCGCTGGCCTGCTCAGTCTCTGTTCCTGCCTCATCTTCTTCAC AGTGAAGACCTTCAGGAAGGCACGTGGTGAGAAGGATGAGCCCTCCATGCTGGGTCCCAGCTCCCAG GGTTACCAGCATGAGTGTCCTCCAGGCAGCCCCCTGGACCTGCCCCCACCAGTGGTGGCTGCCCCCACCTCTGGGGAGGAACAGGAGCTCCATTACACCTCCCTCAGTTTCTACACGCTGAGGCCCCGGGAGCCTCAGGACCAGGAGGCCGCCAGCACCACCGAATATGCTGAGATCAAGATCCGTAAATGA